DNA from Candidatus Krumholzibacteriia bacterium:
GGCGTCGATGTAGCCGGCTCGAGGCGTCGCCGCCGGCTTCGGGGCGGAATCCAGGTCCGCCGGGGAAATGCCGTGCTCGCAGGCCGCGAGGCCCATGACGGCGACCAGAACCAGTGCGAGCATCCCTGAGCGGCGCAGACCCGCCTTCCCGAACAGTCGATCCACCATCGGCTCCCTCCGAGTTGCACCCACCGGGGCACTTCCGATTCGTTCATTTTGGAGATCGCGAGACGACCGCGTGCGCGGCAAACGCGGGTGACGGGGCAAGGCAAGAATCGTTCACGCCCCGGGCGCGGGAGGGAAGCGGTGCAGGAGCAGGGGCTGCCGTGGCCCGGCCGGGCTCCGGGCCGGGCGGCCTCGGCAGAGTCCCCTCTTTCTGCGGCCGGTTGGGTGAAAAGGACCGATTCCGGCTGCGGTTACTTCTTCGTACGGATGTGGATGGTGGCGTCGGGCGTCGTGATCACGATCTCGTCCTCGGCGTCTTCCGTCACGACCACCGCCCCCGAGCCGCGAACCTCCACCTCCGACCCGCCGATGGTGCCTTCGTAGCGCAGCTTGTGATGGAACGGCGCTGGCGTTTCGGGGAACGCCGGCACCACCATCGTGTCCCACTGCTTCTTGTCCCAGTAGTTCTTGCCGCGCCAGGCCTTGGAGCTCTTCTCCATGGCCCGCTGCGCCTCCTCCATCTTTTGCAGCACGTTCTCGTACGCTTCTTTCGAGAGTTTGTCGGCTGCCATGGCCTGGGCTTCCGCGGCGAGCTTCGCCTGCTCGTCGTGCAACGAGGCGATCGACGCCTGGATCGCGGCTTCCGTCTCCGCGTCCCAACCCCAGCGGTCCGGATGCTCCTCCGCCACCAGCTTCACCTCGTGGCTCTTGCCCTTGCGCTCGTAGGTCCAGCGCACGGCGTCGCCGGGCTCCACGGCGCCGAACTTCTTTCCCCCCTCCTTGGAGGTAATCGCTACACCATCGATATTCTGCAGCACGTCGCCGCTCTCCAATCCCGCCTTCCCTGCCGGACCGTCGGGGTCGACGTACTGGATGCGGGGGGCGGTCTCGAACTCCCACACCGCGGTCCCCTCCTCGTCGTGACTGATGGTGCAGTCGTCGCAGGAGAGTCCGATGCCGAACCACCCTTCCGGCGATTGGCTCCACACCGCCTCGGCGAAGGCCCGGGCGATGGGGGCGACGCGCACCTCGGGGGCGGCGACGACCACGGGGTGGACGGTGACGACTGGACCCTCCGGTGTCGCCACCACAACCCGCGAGTTCCCGTTCACTTTCGGCCCCACGCCGGCGGCCGGTGCGATCCCGGCCAAGGCGGCGACGAGTTCGAGGACGGCGACCCGGGCCGCAGTTCGACCCAAGGGCCGCACACGGCGCACGAAATCGATGCTCTTCACGGGCGTGCCTCCATCACAGTTCAAAACCACACCACGACTTGTGTCCGTTGCTTCTGATTCGCCGGCGTGCTCGTGAGCGCGAGACCGCCGGCCGTATC
Protein-coding regions in this window:
- a CDS encoding PDZ domain-containing protein, translating into MKSIDFVRRVRPLGRTAARVAVLELVAALAGIAPAAGVGPKVNGNSRVVVATPEGPVVTVHPVVVAAPEVRVAPIARAFAEAVWSQSPEGWFGIGLSCDDCTISHDEEGTAVWEFETAPRIQYVDPDGPAGKAGLESGDVLQNIDGVAITSKEGGKKFGAVEPGDAVRWTYERKGKSHEVKLVAEEHPDRWGWDAETEAAIQASIASLHDEQAKLAAEAQAMAADKLSKEAYENVLQKMEEAQRAMEKSSKAWRGKNYWDKKQWDTMVVPAFPETPAPFHHKLRYEGTIGGSEVEVRGSGAVVVTEDAEDEIVITTPDATIHIRTKK